GGACTATTTCTTGCAAACCCTAGAATGCAATTCATCCCCAGAGCCACATTTAGACTCCTTAGTAAACTTGTTTTTGCTCTGTTCTTGCCCTGCCTTATATTCACCGAGCTCGGGGGAAGCATTACTCTTCAGAACTTTCTGGAATGGTGGTTTATACCTGTAAATGTGCTTGTCAGTACTGCTTTGGGGTGCTTACTCGGGTTCTTGGTGGTTGTCATATGTCGCCCTCCGCCGGAGTTAACCAGATTTACTATTATAATGACAGGGTTTGGGAACACCGGGAATCTTCCCCTTGCCTTGGTTGGATCCGTTTGCCATAGTAAGGATAACCCATTTGGATCTCACTGCAACTCAAGAGGGGTATCTTATGTGTCCTTTTCACAATGGGTTGCTGTGATTCTTGTATACACCTTTGTCTATCACATGATGGAGCCTCCTATGCAGTATTATGAGATTGTTGAGGAAGGGAATGAGATTGAGGAACAGAGACTTAACGATATCAGTAGGCCgcttcttgttgaagctgagtGGCCTGGAATTGAGGATAAAGAGACTGAACATTCTAAGACTCCTTTTATTGCCAGGGTTTTTAAGAGCATCTCAGGAATATCGTCATCTACTGTACCAGATCTCGAGATTACAGCGGAAAGCAGTGGTGGGAACAGTCCTAGGTCTATTAGGTGTTTGGCGGAACCTAGAGTTGTTAGAAGAATTCGAATTGTTGCTGAACAAACACCAATTCAGCACATACTTCAACCCCCAACAATTGCATCTCTATTGGCTATCTTCATTGGAATGATACCTCAACTGAAAGCTTTGTTCTTCGGATTTGATGCACCATTGTTATTCATTACAGACAGCTTAGAGATTTTAGGTGGGGCAATGGTACCTTCTGTGATGCTCGTATTGGGGGGCATGCTTGCTGAAGGTCCAAATGAGTCGAAACTTGGACTTAGAACTACGATTGGTATAATTGTGGCAAGACTCCTGGTTCTTCCTCTTCTGGGAATTGGGATTGTGACATTGTCAGATAAGCTAAATTTCTTGGGTGAGCCTGATGCCATGTTCAGATTTGTGCTTTTGTTACAGTATACTACACCAAGTGCTATTTTACTGGGAGCTATTGCCAGCTTGCGGGGCTATGCAGTTAGTGAAGCTTCAGCGCTTCTCTTCTGGCAACACATATTTGCCCTATTCTCCCTTTCCTTGTACATTgtaatctatttcaaaataatttcataCATCTAAGTTGCTGTATGATTTACTACCCTGGGGTTATGGGTGGTATGATGTTGATAGATAAAATATTCTCTTCATGTCATTTGTATATTGCATTTGGTTTGGCACCGATGATGCCAGAAAATAATGTTGTTAAAATATTGAACTGGGTTTTAGGATTTCATTAGCTCATTTTGTTCGTCTCCATAAATTTTGTTTGGTGGAATCAATAGGAGTAGCTTTTAGCGTTTTCGAGTATAATTTGCAAAGCGTTCAATTAGCACCTTAATGCACCGGATGATGTTTTAAGTTTCGTGTTGACCACTAAGCTAATGTAACTACTTTGTTAACCTTAGACGTTTACATTTTCTTTTAACGAAAAAACTATATTATTGTTGCAGTTCTTTGAGAAGTCTTGATATGTTTTGCTGGGAAACTTATGTTAATAAACCGATCCTGGGATATTTATACGACCATGTCGAATACAGTTGATAATGTTATGAAGACTCAAAGCTTCCAGTTGAAAGAAGTTAGTGGCCCAATAGGGTTGGCAATGGTTGATGAGCGAAAATTAAAGCTCATGGATACCGGCAAATGTACTGGATCGTTCAAGTAATACCATGGTGAGTGGATATTGTTCCCacgaaaattaaaagattgaGCAAGCAAATATTAGATTAAATACTTAATTAGATTAAAATAACCTGCATTGATGAGGAATCTTAGAGTCTTGAGTGCTTGAATACCACAGGCAGAGAGCTTGAGTATTGATTTGAGAGAAGATAATGATAGTGAGAGTCATGGATTTCAGAGATGTTTATGTTTTTAGAGAAACTGGCTTGTTTACTTATCTTGAAGTGTGTACAGATCTTTCACGATAAATCTttagtaattgattttcaatTCCTTGACTCCTAagtttttaaagcattaattagtcgtcaattaattaatcaagaGATTAAGCACAAAAACTGATTTAGATTcaaataagatttaaaaatagTCATTAGGTcgaattatatgtcacgtattcaAGCTAGTCCTGTCCAGTTAAATCTTAGAAGAAAACacaatttttaaaagttgtTCTAATCCGAATTATATATCACTTATTCAAAATTAGAGTGATGGAAAATCATGCATATGTCGCACACTAATTGAACCACTATTCCTAACCGAATTCAAAGAGTCATGTGAAAGAGTTTTAAAACTTtaattcaaatatcaaattttctaattataataaaagaattcAAAAGAGATTAGCGTACCTTTTGATACTATTAATCCGAATGAAGAAGGAATAACTCAATCATAAAATAGATCAATGCaaaactttaaaataaaataaacgtATATTAataacctatagaaaacatataCAGAGTTCCTAACCCTTTGACAAATGATTAGTTAcccataaaaaagaaaaaaaataatgaaaaaagattacGGAGGAGTTCGATATCACTCCCTGTGAACAAAGTTCACTTATTTATATCCTAAATTctagaattcaaattcaaactattctaaTCTCATCTTTcgaagagaaagataagataactactTATCTTCTGGCGAGAAAGATAAGGTACTACTTACTGGCttcaatttcaaattcaaaataataattcaattcaaatacTAAACGAACCAAATTCCTTATGTTTTTAGAAAGAATTAATAACTAATCTTCTAGAGTCTTTAACATTTTGATTGTGATTAAGGATTCTAATGATGTGGATAATTAAGC
The Arachis stenosperma cultivar V10309 chromosome 7, arast.V10309.gnm1.PFL2, whole genome shotgun sequence genome window above contains:
- the LOC130941902 gene encoding protein PIN-LIKES 2 → MSGGSAGLYENFNMRSGGADLASAIVPLLKLLCLTVIGLFLANPRMQFIPRATFRLLSKLVFALFLPCLIFTELGGSITLQNFLEWWFIPVNVLVSTALGCLLGFLVVVICRPPPELTRFTIIMTGFGNTGNLPLALVGSVCHSKDNPFGSHCNSRGVSYVSFSQWVAVILVYTFVYHMMEPPMQYYEIVEEGNEIEEQRLNDISRPLLVEAEWPGIEDKETEHSKTPFIARVFKSISGISSSTVPDLEITAESSGGNSPRSIRCLAEPRVVRRIRIVAEQTPIQHILQPPTIASLLAIFIGMIPQLKALFFGFDAPLLFITDSLEILGGAMVPSVMLVLGGMLAEGPNESKLGLRTTIGIIVARLLVLPLLGIGIVTLSDKLNFLGEPDAMFRFVLLLQYTTPSAILLGAIASLRGYAVSEASALLFWQHIFALFSLSLYIVIYFKIISYI